The following are encoded in a window of Megalobrama amblycephala isolate DHTTF-2021 unplaced genomic scaffold, ASM1881202v1 scaffold422, whole genome shotgun sequence genomic DNA:
- the LOC125261524 gene encoding E3 ubiquitin-protein ligase RNF19B-like: MSYDMKKFTLFDKGIKLVLKPSDLDEFDDDPDVLRAELSCGHVTDPQTLTDCCRVQLDDGRTEFRCPLCEEEWPYDEVRKLAKLTIQEQLSFEEKLGMNTVKKIVDFRECPGCGTLTERMSVSSLCVQCSVCTAKNRKTFEFCWQCVREWKGPAPRADRCGNVGCIISDQELLRDCPLVTLPSVGNVQCPAIRACPTCGVLIELGSERCKIMTCPNCNKEFCFVCLKPVHECLKTATDFTPCSVGVAPRQLISGLATFPNLW; this comes from the exons atgaatttgaTGATGATCCAGATGTTTTAAGGGCTGAATTATCCTGTGGTCACGTCACTGATCCACAGACACTGACTGACTGTTGCAGAGTTCAACTGGACGAT GGAAGAACTGAGTTCAGATGTCCGCTGTGTGAGGAAGAATGGCCATATGATGAAGTGCGAAAACTGGCAAAACTCACAATCCAAGAGCAATTGAGTTTCGAGGAAAAGCTTGGGATGAACACTGTGAAAAAGATAGTCGACTTCAGGGAA TGTCCTGGTTGTGGCACCTTGACTGAAAGGATGAGTGTTTCCAGTCTCTGTGTGCAGTGCTCTGTTTGCACAGCAAAGAACAGAAAGACCTTTGAGTTTTGCTGgcagtgtgtgagagagtggaAAGGACCTGCACCTCGTGCTGATCGGTGTGGAAATGTGGGATGTATAATCTCTGACCAGGAACTGCTGAGAGACTGTCCATTGGTCACTTTACCATCTGTTGGTAATGTCCAGTGTCCAGCGATTCGTGCCTGTCCAACTTGTGGTGTGCTGATTGAACTCGGAAGTGAGAGATGTAAAATCATGACATGCCCAAATTGTAATAAGGagttttgctttgtttgtttaaaaccTGTCCATGAGTGCTTAAAAACCGCCACCGATTTCACGCCATGTTCAGTTGGTGTCGCACCAAGACAACTCATTTCAGGGCTTGCAACATTTCCAAATCTCTGGTAG